ATCGACAGAAACAAAGCAATTGGTTGATCGAAATTCTCTCTTAACACTTGCACTCATTGCTGAAGATAGAACCCGCAGCCGTCATCGATTTACGACTGTTGAAGGGGAAGAGATTAATTTACAACTTCCAAGAGGTACAGCGCTCAGAGAGGGAGACATTCTCGCCGATGAGCATAGTCAAGCGATCGCCATTGTTGTTGCTAAGCCTGAGCCAGTGATTACGATTACTGCAAAGCATCCTCTTGAATTTTTAAGAGCCGCCTATCATTTAGGTAATCGGCACATTTCATTAGAAATTACGGAAACCTATCTGCGTCTATCACCTGATTCAGTTTTAGAAGATATGGTTTTA
This genomic stretch from Pseudanabaena galeata CCNP1313 harbors:
- the ureE gene encoding urease accessory protein UreE, with product MHIVTQRLSRMDLSTETKQLVDRNSLLTLALIAEDRTRSRHRFTTVEGEEINLQLPRGTALREGDILADEHSQAIAIVVAKPEPVITITAKHPLEFLRAAYHLGNRHISLEITETYLRLSPDSVLEDMVLHMGLTVTHEIQPFQPESGAYHHHHDH